A DNA window from Plasmodium brasilianum strain Bolivian I chromosome 12, whole genome shotgun sequence contains the following coding sequences:
- a CDS encoding 6-phosphogluconate dehydrogenase, producing the protein MAGVCDIGLVGLAVMGQNLSLNIASKGFKIGVYNRTYARTEVTLKRAKEENLVIYGYKTLEELVNSLKKPKKIILLIKAGPAVDENIKNILNFFEKGDIIIDGGNEWYLNSERRIKLCTEKQVEYLAMGVSGGEAGARYGCSFMPGGSKYAYDCVQDILEKCSAKVGTSPCVTYIGPGSSGNYVKMIHNGIEYGDMQLISESYYLMKHILKYDNKKSSDVFKKWNEGILNSYLIEITSKILNKKDNLTDNYLVDVILDIAGAKGTGKWTMLESIERGIPCPTICAALDSRNISAFKELRTKADTYFSTVSKVNNLNGDNNLNSNDLMNNFENDLLNALYCCKIISYTQGLFLLRQVSREMKWNLDLGEISRIWRGGCIIRAVFLDRITKAYKNNNSLELLFLDDEFAEEMKNKLPSLKKVVHISTMCSIPIPAISASLAYFQMITSKDLPLNLVQAQRDYFGSHTYKRIDREGDYHTVWD; encoded by the coding sequence ATGGCGGGTGTGTGCGACATTGGGCTGGTGGGGTTAGCCGTGATGGGTCAGAACCTGAGTCTGAATATAGCGAGCAAAGGATTCAAAATAGGGGTGTACAATAGAACATACGCAAGGACGGAAGTAACTTTGAAAAGGGCAAAGGAAGAAAATTTAGTTATTTATGGATACAAAACATTAGAAGAATTGGTaaatagtttaaaaaaacccaaaaaaattatattattaataaaagcaGGACCAGCAGTggatgaaaatataaaaaatattttgaactTTTTTGAGAAGGGGGATATAATTATTGATGGTGGAAATGAATGGTATTTAAATTCAGAgagaagaataaaattatgtacagAAAAACAAGTAGAATATTTAGCTATGGGTGTTAGTGGAGGTGAAGCAGGAGCAAGATATGGTTGTTCTTTTATGCCAGGTGGTtcaaaatatgcatatgacTGTGTTCAggatattttagaaaaatgttCAGCAAAAGTAGGAACCTCCCCTTGTGTTACTTATATAGGACCCGGATCATCAGGAAATTATGTCAAGATGATACATAATGGTATTGAGTATGGGGATATGCAATTAATATCTGAGAGTTATTATCTTatgaaacatattttaaaatatgataataaaaaatcatcagacgtttttaaaaaatggaatgaaggtattttaaattcatatttaatagaaataaCCTCCAAaattcttaataaaaaagataactTAACAGATAACTATTTAGTAGATGTAATTTTAGATATTGCAGGAGCGAAAGGAACGGGAAAATGGACTATGCTTGAATCCATTGAAAGAGGTATACCTTGTCCAACCATATGTGCTGCTCTTGATTCTCGTAATATAAGTGCATTCAAAGAATTAAGAACAAAAGCAGATACATATTTTAGCACTGTATCGAaggtaaataatttaaatggaGATAATAACTTAAATAGTAATGACCTAATGaacaattttgaaaatgaCTTACTAAACGCCTTATACTGTTGTAAGATAATCTCCTACACACAAGGTTTATTCCTATTAAGACAAGTCTCGCGTGAAATGAAGTGGAATTTAGATTTAGGTGAAATTTCTAGAATATGGAGAGGTGGTTGTATCATTAGAGCAGTTTTTTTAGATCGTATAACTAaggcatataaaaataataacagcttagaattattatttttagatGACGAATTTGctgaagaaatgaaaaacaaattaccttctttaaaaaaagttgttCATATCTCTACCATGTGTTCCATTCCTATCCCTGCAATCTCAGCTAGTCTAGCATATTTCCAAATGATCACTTCGAAGGATTTACCCTTAAATTTGGTACAGGCACAGAGGGATTACTTTGGCTCTCACACATATAAGAGAATCGATCGTGAAGGGGATTACCACACAGTGTGGGATTGA
- a CDS encoding ribosomal protein S11, which translates to MLKVMTLIRKDIFLRNNCDILADCNKIKKCGTTCSMGLAKVSSNTFKWYTTLSDEAVKAITNLKDVVKKQDKKKKNITRETLKNCQGHKRRYKLFGDREEFHNIDRDKNNLIIEPTDSFRAVITTSKNNVHIQVINKSKNYKTIFGSFAGNVGFTKSLQQSERCAYRIGENIAKKCRRLGIFSIDIKFRRIMRVETVLQAMYANNLNITQIIHEPRLPKCGLNASKPRKRRRV; encoded by the coding sequence atGTTAAAAGTTATGACTCTGATCagaaaagatatttttttaaggaatAATTGTGATATATTAGCGGACTGCAATAAGATAAAGAAATGTGGAACCACATGTTCAATGGGCTTAGCAAAAGTAAGTAGTAACACATTTAAATGGTATACAACCTTGTCAGATGAAGCAGTAAAAGCGATAACAAATTTGAAGGATGTGGTGAAAAaacaagataaaaaaaaaaaaaatattacaagaGAGACTCTTAAAAATTGTCAAGGTCATAAAAgaagatataaattatttgggGATAGAGAAGAATTTCATAATATAGATAGAGATAAGAATAACTTAATAATAGAACCAACTGATTCCTTTCGAGCTGTTATTACAACATCGaaaaataatgtacatattcaagttataaacaaaagtaaaaattacaaaaccATATTTGGTTCCTTTGCTGGTAATGTTGGATTTACAAAATCATTACAGCAAAGTGAAAGATGTGCTTATAGGATTGGAGAAAATATAGctaaaaaatgtagaagacttggaattttttcaattgatataaaatttagaagAATTATGAGAGTTGAAACTGTTTTACAAGCAATGTATGCTAATAACTTAAATATTACTCAGATTATACATGAACCTAGATTACCAAAATGTGGATTAAATGCATCCAAGCCAAGGAAAAGAAGACGTGTTTAA
- a CDS encoding iron-sulfur cluster assembly protein ISU, whose product MSSKIFSLFCKRNGGSLYGRFLNANSTNNCCYVNTRGYSDNVKDHFHKPRNVGSFDKNEKNIGTSIVGKASCGDVIKLQLKIEDNVIKDARFMAFGCGSAIASSSYATELIKGKTIDEALKIKNNDIASHLSLPPVKIHCSLLAEDAIKHAIKNYREKVIS is encoded by the coding sequence atgagcagtaaaattttttctttgttttgtAAAAGGAATGGGGGATCATTATATGGAAGGTTTTTAAATGCAAATAGTACGAATAACTGTTGTTACGTAAATACACGGGGATATAGTGATAATGTAAAAGATCATTTCCATAAACCAAGAAATGTTGGTTCTTTtgacaaaaatgaaaagaatatcGGTACATCCATAGTTGGGAAGGCATCCTGTGGAGACGTTATAAAATTGCaattaaaaattgaagaCAATGTAATCAAAGACGCGCGTTTTATGGCATTTGGTTGTGGCTCGGCTATTGCTAGTAGTTCATATGCAacagaattaataaaaggaaaaacgaTTGACGAAgccttaaaaattaaaaataatgatatagcCTCCCACTTGAGTTTACCACCTGTCAAAATCCACTGTAGCTTATTAGCTGAAGATGCAATAAAACATgctattaaaaattacagagaaaaagtaataagctga
- a CDS encoding aminopeptidase P, giving the protein MVFHLNFLYKGNRINYVSACINVIRNFSSSKANSINNIINTNGTSSAGCTNSTNSTNSANSANSTNNFSNDFNNRDNNFDLSNQEKISGNFFKQKFRKIIEQSNKYLSEEKKDHTGEELYTMNSSSNNDNTMMKPYMERLNELKKIMKEKKIDMYILINNDEHNSEIINDKDKKIYYLSNYSGADGILIITQEQNILYVNTLYELQAQNEIDHSVFTLKISRITNKEEIFETISSLKFNNVAFDGKCTSVSFYEKLKTKVEDTYPDKTIEEKVIYEKDSIDDITNRDNLINFLILEKSLVEIKIPHDTGDKSIYIHERKFNGACAGEKIEKLRQHFAFDNKVVDKLFISELDEIAYILNLRGYDYKYSPLFYSYLYFEFNRENSDFDKIILFTTSKNLTPGAIRHLNTIHVTVMEYETVVEYLRDNVSSKTKLNKGDSNNDSATSTALTANSNSSVVVTGSQLNSRRNSTEEKTYEISLSPFINLIIYMLFDKEKILLQKSAIVDMKAVKNDVEIDNMKEAHVLDALALLQFFHWCDEKRKTKELFNETEISLKNQIDHFRSTKQNFLFPSFTTISAIGSNAAVIHYECTEATNTKISPSIYLLDSGGQYLHGTTDVTRTTHFGEPTAEEKRIYTLVLKGHLHLRKVIFTNYTNSMALDFLARENLFKHYFDYNHGTGHGVGLFLNVHEGGCSISPAAGTPLKPSMVLSNEPGYYMENKFGVRIENMQYVISKKRTDNNLEFLSFEDLTLYPYEKKLLDFSILTTDEIRDINEYHETIRKTLMPILKKNPTVYGQAIEKYLIEITDPIKIN; this is encoded by the coding sequence ATGGTATTCCATttaaatttcttatataaagGGAATAGGATAAATTATGTTTCTGCTTGCATAAACGTGATACGTAATTTCAGTAGTAGTAAGGCAAacagtataaataatataattaatacaaaCGGTACGAGCAGTGCGGGGTGCACCAACAGTACTAACAGTACGAACAGTGCGAACAGTGCGAACAGTACAAATAACTTCTCAAATGACTTTAACAACAgagataataattttgatcTGAGTAATCAAGAAAAGATAAGtggcaatttttttaaacagaAATTTCGTAAAATAATTGAGCAGAGTAACAAATATTTAAGcgaagaaaagaaagatcATACTGGCGAAGAATTATACACAATGAACAGTAGTAGTAACAACGATAACACAATGATGAAACCATATATGGAAAGATTAAACGAGttaaaaaagattatgaaggaaaagaagattgacatgtacatattaataaataatgatgaGCACAATTCAGAgataataaatgataaagataaaaaaatatattatttaagtaaTTATAGTGGAGCTGATggaattttaataataacacaAGAACAGAATATATTGTATGTTAATACATTGTACGAATTACAAGCACAAAATGAAATAGATCACTCTGTATTTACACTTAAAATTAGTAgaataacaaataaagaGGAGATATTTGAAACCATATCTTCtctaaaatttaataatgttGCTTTTGATGGAAAATGTACTAGTGTTTCCTTTTACGAAAAATTAAAGACTAAAGTAGAAGATACTTATCCAGATAAAACTATTGAAGAGAAAGTTATTTATGAAAAGGATTCCATTGATGATATCACAAATAGAGATAACttaataaactttttaattttagaaaaatcattagtagaaataaaaattccgCATGATACGGGtgataaaagtatatatattcatgaaAGAAAATTCAATGGTGCGTGTGCAGgagaaaaaattgaaaaattaagaCAACATTTTGCCTTTGATAATAAAGTAGtagataaattatttatatctgaATTGGATGAAATAGCATACATTTTAAACTTACGTGGATATGATTACAAATATTCTCCCTTGTTTTATTCATAtctttattttgaatttaaCCGGGAAAATAGCgattttgataaaattattttgtttacgACATCGAAGAATTTAACTCCTGGAGCTATTAGACATCTAAATACCATTCATGTTACTGTTATGGAATACGAAACAGTTGTTGAGTATTTGAGAGATAATGTATCATCAAAGACGAAGCTTAACAAGGGtgatagtaataatgatTCTGCTACGTCCACTGCTCTAACGGCCAACAGTAACAGTAGTGTTGTTGTAACAGGTTCACAGCTGAATAGCAGAAGGAACAGTACGGAAGAGAAAACTTACGAAATATCGTTGAGTCCATTTAtcaatttaattatatatatgctttttgataaggaaaaaatattgcttCAAAAATCTGCAATTGTGGATATGAAGGCTGTGAAGAATGATGTCGAAATTGATAACATGAAAGAAGCACATGTGTTAGATGCTTTAGCATTGTTACAATTTTTTCACTGGTgtgatgaaaaaagaaaaacgaaagagttatttaatgaaaccgaaatttctttaaaaaatcaaatagaTCATTTTAGATCAACAAAACAAAACTTTTTATTCCCATCCTTTACAACTATATCAGCGATAGGATCAAATGCTGCTGTTATTCATTATGAATGTACAGAAGCgacaaatacaaaaatttcaccaagtatttatttactaGATTCAGGAGGACAATATTTACATGGTACGACAGATGTAACTAGAACCACTCATTTTGGTGAACCCACAGCAGAAGAAAAGAGAATCTACACGTTAGTATTAAAAGGACATTTACATTTAAGAAAGGTTATCTTTACTAATTATACGAATTCAATGGCACTAGACTTTTTAGCAAGAGAAAATTTGTTTAAACATTATTTTGACTATAATCATGGTACAGGGCATGGGGTTGGTTTATTTTTGAATGTTCATGAAGGAGGTTGTTCCATATCACCAGCTGCTGGTACACCATTAAAACCTTCTATGGTCCTTTCTAACGAACCGGGATAttatatggaaaataaatttgGTGTTAGAATTGAAAATATGCAATATGttattagtaaaaaaagaacagaTAATAATTTAGAATTTCTGTCCTTTGAAGATTTAACCCTTTAtccatatgaaaaaaaattattagattTTTCTATCCTAACTACTGATGAAATAAGAGATATCAATGAATATCATGAAACTATTAGAAAAACGCTCATGccaattttgaaaaaaaatccaACAGTATATGGACAAGCAATAGAAAAGTACCTAATAGAAATTACCGATCCAATTAAAATCAATTAG